TTTAGTATTGCGGTGGAAAATTTACAAAATGGGGAGATTGTAAGCGCGATCGCCACCGACCCCAAATACGGAACATCGGAACCTGCTGTTGCTGCATTTATTGGGACGAGTGGAACTTTTACCAACCCTACCCCAGAGACAAAGCCACAGAGAATACAACCCCCCCAATGTACATCTCGCCCCATACCTCCCAAACCAGAACCAGAACCAGAACCAGAAATACCTCCAGAACCAATACGGATACAAGTACCGAGAAACGTTCACTTTGCACTTGACAAATCCTTTATTAGTCAAGAAAGTGCTGCGGTTCTCGATCGCGTGGCAGAAGTGCTGCAACAATATCCTTTCATCGTCATTGAATTACAGGGTCACGCAGATCCCCGTGCTAGCGATGCTTACAACCAAGCCCTGGGAAGACGAAGAGCATTATCTGTAAGAAATTATTTATTACGCAAGGGCATCCCACCAGAAAGAATGACCATCCGTTCCTTTGGTGAAAGTCGAAGGAAAGTTCCTGGTAGTACAGATATTGTTGATTACGCCCGCGATCGCCGAGTCGAAATTATCTTCAGAGATGTGAGAGGTATCGAACTCATCATTGAAGATCAAGAGCAAGATTTACAAATCGAACGGCGACGGAACAGAAATAGGGAATAGGAAATGGGGAATAGGGAATGGGGCATTGATACCTTCCGCCTTGTCTCCCCACTCCCCACTCCCTCCATTAGTTTGTCAATAGGGAATTTGCTGTGACTCCTGAATTTAATAAGATTGATAAAAAAACACCCCGTTTTCTGACATTCAAGCAAACACTACTGACATCACTTTTCACTCTCGCACAAGTTCCCTTACTGGGGATCGTTTCCGGAGGTGGAAAGGTGTTAGCACAAACAACAAGTTGTCCGGCTAATACAACGCCACAGACACTCAACTGGAATCCAGCTAACAACGTTGCTGGAATTACCAGTCAAAACCTGACTATTAATGGAATTAATGCCACTATTAGTTTCACCGAAAGCATCCCTGGTCAAGTTATCGATCAAAATCAAACATTAATTAGCAATGACGTCTATGGTGGTCTTGCCGGACCAAATCTGAGGTTTAATATAGGTTTTCCACTTAACGATCCAGCACCTGTGGGTAGTAGCGCAACGCTCACCATTACCTTTTCACAGCCAATCACTTTAGCATCCCCCCTGACCCTTTTAGATGTTGACCGAGATGGTGCGCGTGACACTATCAACGGGGAAGAATTCGTATACCAAGATAGAGTTACAGTCAATGCATTCAACGGCAACACACCTGTTGGAGTCAACCTTGTATCACCCGGTCAATATGTTAGAGTGACTGGCAACGTTGCAGAAGGTATTATTGAGAATGCTTTTCCCGCAGAATCCTTTGGTAACGTCTCAGCTGCGATCGCCAATCCGGTGAATCGAATTCAAATTACCTATGAACCGGGAACAGAATTCGGTGCGCCAGATCAAGATGAAACCATTGGTCTTACAAGACTACAAATTTGTGTACCAACGGGAACAGGTATAATAGGCGATACTGTTTTCAACGATGTCAATGGTAACAGCGTTCAAGATCCTGGTGAAGTTGGCATTGCTAACGTTCCCCTCACTTTAACGGGTGCTGGCCCTGACGGTCAATTGGGTACGGCAGACGACACAACCCAAACCACAACTACCAATAACACCGGTAACTACAGCTTCCCCAGCTTATCCCCAGGAACTTATAGAGTTGCTGTTACCACGCCTCCAGCAGGTTTTACGCCTACCCTGACTCAGCCCAATCCGATCGCTCTAGCGGACGGTCAAACCATTAACACCATTGACTTTGGGTTCCAGCAAGGAGCAGGTGGGACAATTGGGGATACTGTGTTTACTGATACTAACGGTAACAGCGTTCAAGATCCTGGAGAAACGGGAATTGCTAACATTAACCTCGTCCTTACAGGCGCTGGTCCTGACGGTCAGCTTGGGACAGCAGACGATACCACCCAAACCACAACTACCAATAACAACGGTAACTATAATTTTACGAATTTACCCGCAAGCACTTATCGAGTAGCCGTTAGCAACCCTCCTGCTGGTTTAACACCAACTTTAACTCAGCCCAATCCCATCACTTTGGCGAGTGGTCAAACTCTCAACACTGTTGATTTTGGTTTCCGACCGGGAGCAAACGGTACAATTGGGGATACAGTGTTCAATGATACTAATGGGAACAACACCCAAGACCCAGGAGAACCAGGGCTTCCTAACATCACCCTCGTCTTAACAGGGGCGGGTCCTGACGGTCAGCTTGGTACACCTGACGATACTTCCCAAACCACAAATACTAATAACAACGGGAACTACAGTTTTACCAATATACCTCCAGGTACCTATAGAGTTACTGTTAACAACCCGCCTGCTGGTTTCAACCCAACACTGACTCAGCCTAACCCCGTTAATTTAGCGGCTGGTCAAACTATCAATACCGTTGATTTTGGCTTTACTCAGTTAGCACAAGGTATTATTGGTGACACAGCATATACTGATACTAATGCCAACGGCGTTCAAGACCCAGGAGAACCAGGGATTAGCGATCGCAACATTAGTCTAGTAGGTGCTGGACCCGACGGTCAATTTGGTACACCTGACGACATCAACCGTACCACCACTACGGATGGTAATGGTAGATACAGTTTTACCAGTCTACCTCCTGGGAATTACAGAGTTACCGTCACCAATCCTCCCGGTGGTTTCAACCCCACTCAGACTCCACCTGCAACCATTACTTTGGGAGCCAGTCAGAATTTTGACACAGCAGATTTTGGCTTCACTCAGCAAGCACTAGGCTCAATTGGTGACACTGTATACACAGATACTAATGCGAACGGTACTCAAGATGCAGGAGAACCAGGAATTAGCGGTCGCACTATTACCCTAACAGGTGCGGGACCCGATGGTCAGTTTGGCACATCTGATGATATCAGCCGGACTGCGACTACTGACAATAATGGCAGATACAGCTTCCCCAATTTAACTACAGGGAACTATAGAGTCGCCGTCTCCAACCCACCTACAGGTGCTAACCCAACTCAAACTCCACCAGCCACCATTACTCTAGCCTCAGGTCAAAATCTTGACACGGCTGATTTTGGTTTTACACAGCAGCAACTCGGTTCCATTGGCGATACTGTCTTTATTGACACCAATCGCAATAACGCTCAAGATCCAGGAGAAAGGGGAATCAGTGGCGCTACCGTAACATTGACAAGTCCAGGTCCTGACGGTCAATCAGGTACACCTGACGATATCAACCGTTCTGCAACTACTGATGAAAACGGTAGATATTTGTTCCCCAACTTACCTGTAGGTACTTACAGAGTGACTGTGAGCGATCGTCCTGCGGACTTCACCCCCACACTAGTTCCACCAGAAACCGTTACCTTAGCTGCCGGTCAAAATATTGACACAGTAGACTTTGGTTTCTTTGCTTCTGCTGTAGGTGCAGGTGAACCTAACTTACGCTTAGTCAAGCGGATTACCAACGTATTAAGAAACAATCAGCCCATTAGTGGCAATTTCAATACTTTTGATGACGGTTCTGGTGATGATGACAATAATATCAATCAGTTACAACCAGTTCTCGGCATTCGCGACCTTCAAACTCCTTTACAAAGTGGTGATGAAGTCGAATACACAATCTACTTCCTTGCTCAAAATACGAACGATGTCAGATTCTGCGATTTAATTCCAGAAGGAACAAGTTACAGTAACGGTACTATTGCCGTTGTTGGTAGCGGTACTGGTGCAGACCAAGGTACATTTTTAACTCCTCTAGCACCTTTACCTGCAAACAATACCTGCTTGAGCCAGACAAATAGCAGGGGTGCTGTGATTGTTAACTTTGGCACTTTTGGGGCTTCTAGTGGTAACCCTGCTTACATTCGTTTCCGTGTCAGAGTTGATTAACTTAGTAGGGGCGCAAGGCATTGCGCCCCTACTAACCATTAACCACTAACTACTAACCACTAACCAAACCAAGTTATTATTATTCTTGTTTTTGCCTATTGCTGCAAATTTATTTATTAGACAAAAATGCAAAAAAATAGTTTAATTGCTTCAGGGATCGCCACTAGTATACTTTTATCCTTAGCTACCACTGTTACTACGGTCGAAATTGCTCAAGCGCAAAAGGCACAGCGCCCTGTACCCTTGCTGAATGCCAAATGTGTTAACAGTGGACTTGGCACTGCTCGCGAGCAAAATCTTGATGTTTCTATAGGA
This genomic interval from Scytonema hofmannii PCC 7110 contains the following:
- a CDS encoding SdrD B-like domain-containing protein — encoded protein: MTPEFNKIDKKTPRFLTFKQTLLTSLFTLAQVPLLGIVSGGGKVLAQTTSCPANTTPQTLNWNPANNVAGITSQNLTINGINATISFTESIPGQVIDQNQTLISNDVYGGLAGPNLRFNIGFPLNDPAPVGSSATLTITFSQPITLASPLTLLDVDRDGARDTINGEEFVYQDRVTVNAFNGNTPVGVNLVSPGQYVRVTGNVAEGIIENAFPAESFGNVSAAIANPVNRIQITYEPGTEFGAPDQDETIGLTRLQICVPTGTGIIGDTVFNDVNGNSVQDPGEVGIANVPLTLTGAGPDGQLGTADDTTQTTTTNNTGNYSFPSLSPGTYRVAVTTPPAGFTPTLTQPNPIALADGQTINTIDFGFQQGAGGTIGDTVFTDTNGNSVQDPGETGIANINLVLTGAGPDGQLGTADDTTQTTTTNNNGNYNFTNLPASTYRVAVSNPPAGLTPTLTQPNPITLASGQTLNTVDFGFRPGANGTIGDTVFNDTNGNNTQDPGEPGLPNITLVLTGAGPDGQLGTPDDTSQTTNTNNNGNYSFTNIPPGTYRVTVNNPPAGFNPTLTQPNPVNLAAGQTINTVDFGFTQLAQGIIGDTAYTDTNANGVQDPGEPGISDRNISLVGAGPDGQFGTPDDINRTTTTDGNGRYSFTSLPPGNYRVTVTNPPGGFNPTQTPPATITLGASQNFDTADFGFTQQALGSIGDTVYTDTNANGTQDAGEPGISGRTITLTGAGPDGQFGTSDDISRTATTDNNGRYSFPNLTTGNYRVAVSNPPTGANPTQTPPATITLASGQNLDTADFGFTQQQLGSIGDTVFIDTNRNNAQDPGERGISGATVTLTSPGPDGQSGTPDDINRSATTDENGRYLFPNLPVGTYRVTVSDRPADFTPTLVPPETVTLAAGQNIDTVDFGFFASAVGAGEPNLRLVKRITNVLRNNQPISGNFNTFDDGSGDDDNNINQLQPVLGIRDLQTPLQSGDEVEYTIYFLAQNTNDVRFCDLIPEGTSYSNGTIAVVGSGTGADQGTFLTPLAPLPANNTCLSQTNSRGAVIVNFGTFGASSGNPAYIRFRVRVD